A segment of the Spirochaetota bacterium genome:
AAGTTAGATAAAGTTGAATTCAATTATGACAATACTAATTTTATGAAACCATGGTATTTTGGTTCTAATGACGGGAGGTTAGGGCTTACATTTACACCTTTTTTTGAACGGGTGGCTGCATCTAATCTTTTACTCATAAAAAGTGAGGTACACCAGTTATTTGGAATATACAGTGGTTTTGTTGTTGATAGTAATGGGAAAAAAATTGATGTACAAAATATAATAGGTTGGGCCGAAGAACATCATGCACGGTGGTGAGGGGGTATATATGTCAGGATATTTTACAGTGCACTTACCCTCGTTTTGGCTAATGCATGTGCACTGGTCAATTGATAATGAAATGTGGGAAAAGATTGTTTCCAATGCTGTGGCGGATGTATACGGTGATCCTGTTTTATTTATACGCATAATGAAATTGCATGGCACTCAATGGATCCTTGATCAACAGATTGATGTATTTGGAAAAAATAATCACTGGATTGTATCAATTGGTGACCATTTACATGGGTCTGCTATTAAAGTTATGCTAGTGACAGCTATCGAGGGAAGTGGTGAAGAAACTATTTTTGAATCGGATGCCATTACACTACCGCTGTCGCCTGAAAACATGAAAGATACTATCCCTACCTTTACTAAAGAAATTCATGCAATAAATGCTATTGATAAAGCTGGCGAAAAGCGCGTATCTTCATGATAAGTGGCAACACAACCACCGTGCCCAAGCTATGCATTTTGCTGCATGCGCATCTTCCTTATGTTAGGAATACTTCAACACTCTTGCCACTTGAAGAGGTATGGTTGTATCAGAACATTGCTGAGTGCTATATTCCACTTATTCAAATGTGTAAAAAACTTGTAAAGAAAGATATTGCCCCTTCCATATCGCTTTCACTAAGCCCAACATTGCTTACGATGTTACAGCAAAAGTACTATCATACTCGTTTTAAAAACTGGGCTGCTGTAATGCTTGATGCTGTAGCACTTCTTAAAAAGAAGAACGATAGGGCGCATGCTGCTTTGAATTTTTATCATGATTTTATTATAAATTCACTTTCATACTTTGAAAAAATCAATGGAGATTGTGTCAATGCCTTTGGTGAATTGTTCAAGACCAACTCTATTGAATTGCTGACAACAGCAGGCACTCATCCTTTTTTCCCTCTTTTCAGAAACTATTCTTTTTTGCTGGGTTTACAAATTCAGGCGGGAATACATCTATTTGAACGCAATTTTGACACAATGCCGCAAGGATTCTGGATTCCAGAGCTTGGTTACTTTACGGGAATAGATTCATGTCTGTGTACACATTCTATTGCCTATACCTTTGTAAATGACAGGAGTGTACTGCTTGCAAAAAACCTTCCATCAACTGCAAATTTTTTTCCAGCAAAAACACCCTTGGGGCTGGTGGTGTTCCCTCGTGATGCTGTATTGTCAATGAAAATCTGGTCATCACACTCTGGATATCCTGGCCATCCCGTGTACAGGGAGTTTCATCACGATGCAATGTATGAATTACAGGAGCTATCGCCACAATTTGAACACAGACAGCTGGGCTTAAAAATTTATGCTATTACCGGCACCCAGCAAAAAGAATACTATGATCCAGAGAAGGCAAAGCAGATAGTACAGATACATGTTGATGATTTTATTAATACAATACTTACGCGTGCCAGTGATGTTACACGTATTATCAAGCGTGCTCCTGTGTTTATGGTGCCATTTGATGCTGAATTGTTTGGTCACTGGTGGTTTGAAGGACCGCTGTTTTTAGAATTGCTTATTGAAGCTATAGCTTCACGTGATGATATTGCTTGTGTCACCCCGCAAGAATTGTTGAAGGCTGATATGGAAATTATTGAACCTGTGGAATCATCGTGGGGGAAAGGCAATGATTTTTCCACCTGGTACAATGCAAAAGTACGCTGGTATGTAATGGAACTTGAAAAATTGCTGTATAGGTTTGGCCGTGTTGTTCATGAAAACACTGCTGCAGTTCAGCAGTGTGCACGAGAGCTAATGCTTGCAATGGCTTCAGATTGGCAATTTATGATATCAACGCAAAGCTTCCCTGACTATGCACAAAAGCGAATTGAAGACCATATTCATGCTTCTTCAACCATTCTTGATATAATTGAGAGAGG
Coding sequences within it:
- a CDS encoding DUF1957 domain-containing protein encodes the protein MPKLCILLHAHLPYVRNTSTLLPLEEVWLYQNIAECYIPLIQMCKKLVKKDIAPSISLSLSPTLLTMLQQKYYHTRFKNWAAVMLDAVALLKKKNDRAHAALNFYHDFIINSLSYFEKINGDCVNAFGELFKTNSIELLTTAGTHPFFPLFRNYSFLLGLQIQAGIHLFERNFDTMPQGFWIPELGYFTGIDSCLCTHSIAYTFVNDRSVLLAKNLPSTANFFPAKTPLGLVVFPRDAVLSMKIWSSHSGYPGHPVYREFHHDAMYELQELSPQFEHRQLGLKIYAITGTQQKEYYDPEKAKQIVQIHVDDFINTILTRASDVTRIIKRAPVFMVPFDAELFGHWWFEGPLFLELLIEAIASRDDIACVTPQELLKADMEIIEPVESSWGKGNDFSTWYNAKVRWYVMELEKLLYRFGRVVHENTAAVQQCARELMLAMASDWQFMISTQSFPDYAQKRIEDHIHASSTILDIIERGIRNDAYIQDRFEKYPVFDDIGSIIAGALR